The following are encoded together in the Cicer arietinum cultivar CDC Frontier isolate Library 1 chromosome 2, Cicar.CDCFrontier_v2.0, whole genome shotgun sequence genome:
- the LOC101510315 gene encoding uncharacterized protein, protein MSLSATTVFLLTLVALTTTTIAITTPIIGLDSFLTDQSRIDPQSTQDSFTSLPTTIKKSLSNLHPRSLSLSLSPIPISLTLHLIGDFPPNTRSLLSSYLSRLPSPFDVITPFSHLSHTLSLSHTLHLHFTKSQTQTLSNSISQTLTSLFQTTPSPLRTSLLPFPYSSIDKIINEHFLSLSSKPEGFHLYLINLPKPKTDPITNTVKPYAYTYTSTASDNSSPGFTNCLGTFWTSKNRYFWIDLSAGPVDYGPAISGDGLIPKGEFHPFATLHGRPKSQKAFAADLASLVRSAYQVFLTPSLRIPVFFENKLVVQFIHVYSGGESDRDMKGLDWKLIEKSFRDESDGSGKVLLGDQSLSFKVYDIKYDECPICSFAVSRSINSYTSRFLFDNYTLIVSEYLDSKRLHQILSDNVDEIRKIGGIPEEDSGRVVPVYVFDLDHTLLLMLDRYHQSVAFKDMVIAVRTRNTQTVSDYTCNGRHVFVHTRELERPIVGSVLQSMWGVSPTHLNWSPLHNSTLVDYTWSMGQTPFGPFSEISSLSFVQKDAARRNVLLTSLNYSVTSAIDVLQSIEMHGGDRNLIRQNQHDEFVQRWNLFKYKLNKAVSALSHLDYEMTLFYLRSSDHDLFAIHSMVYHASQEIEASLVCFKDPPFPWVSVSTSAAAFLALSYVYAKRHKIFRNKRKQF, encoded by the coding sequence ATGTCGCTCTCCGCCACCACCGTGTTTCTACTAACACTGGTGGCGCTAACTACCACCACCATCGCCATCACCACACCAATCATAGGTCTAGACTCATTTCTAACAGACCAATCTCGCATCGATCCCCAATCCACACAAGACTCCTTCACCTCTCTCCCAACCACCATAAAAAAATCTCTCTCCAATCTCCACCCTCGCtccctctctctctccctctcccCAATCCCAATCTCTCTCACTCTTCACCTCATCGGTGATTTCCCTCCCAACACACGTTCTCTCCTCTCTTCCTATCTCTCTCGTCTCCCATCTCCCTTCGACGTCATCACCCCTTTCTCTCATCTCTCCCACACTCTCTCCCTCTCCCATACTCTCCACCTCCACTTCACCAAATCCCAAACCCAAACCCTCTCCAATTCCATTTCCCAAACCTTAACCTCACTCTTCCAAACCACTCCTTCCCCACTCCGAACCTCACTCCTACCCTTCCCCTATTCCTCCATCGATAAAATCATTAACGAACATTTCCTTTCCTTATCTTCCAAACCTGAAGGCTTTCATCTTTACCTAATTAACCTCCCCAAACCTAAAACCGATCCTATCACTAACACTGTTAAACCCTACGCTTACACCTATACCTCCACCGCGTCGGATAATTCCTCTCCCGGTTTCACTAACTGTCTTGGAACTTTCTGGACTTCTAAAAACCGTTATTTCTGGATCGATCTATCCGCCGGTCCCGTCGATTACGGTCCGGCGATATCCGGCGATGGACTTATACCTAAAGGAGAGTTCCATCCTTTTGCTACACTCCACGGCCGGCCGAAATCGCAGAAAGCATTTGCGGCCGACCTCGCTTCGCTGGTTCGGAGTGCTTATCAGGTTTTTCTAACTCCTTCTTTGAGAATTCCTGTTTTTTTTGAGAATAAGCTTGTTGTTCAGTTTATTCATGTTTATTCCGGTGGGGAGAGTGATAGGGATATGAAAGGATTGGATTGGAAATTGATTGAGAAGAGTTTTAGAGACGAGAGTGATGGTAGTGGTAAGGTTTTGTTAGGGGATCAAAGTTTGAGTTTTAAGGtttatgatattaaatatgACGAGTGTCCCATTTGTTCATTTGCGGTTTCTAGGTCGATTAATTCGTATACTTCGAGGTTTTTGTTTGATAATTATACTTTGATTGTGAGTGAGTATTTGGATTCTAAGAGGTTGCATCAGATTTTGTCTGATAATGTTGATGAGATAAGGAAAATCGGTGGGATTCCTGAGGAGGATTCCGGTAGGGTTGTGCCTGTTTATGTTTTTGATTTGGATCACACTTTGTTGTTGATGTTGGATCGGTATCATCAGAGTGTTGCTTTTAAGGATATGGTGATTGCGGTTAGGACTAGGAATACTCAGACGGTGAGTGATTATACTTGTAATGGACGTCATGTGTTTGTGCATACGAGGGAGCTTGAGAGACCTATTGTTGGATCAGTTCTTCAGAGTATGTGGGGGGTTTCTCCGACACATTTAAATTGGAGTCCTTTGCATAATAGTACTTTGGTGGATTATACTTGGAGTATGGGGCAGACGCCGTTTGGTCCGTTTTCGGAGATTTCGTCATTGTCTTTTGTGCAGAAGGATGCTGCAAGGAGGAATGTTCTTTTGACATCGTTGAATTACAGTGTGACGAGTGCTATTGATGTTCTGCAGTCTATAGAGATGCACGGTGGGGACAGGAATCTGATCAGGCAGAATCAGCACGATGAGTTTGTTCAGAGATGGAACCTTTTCAAGTACAAGCTCAACAAGGCAGTGTCTGCGTTGTCGCATTTGGATTACGAGATGACTTTGTTTTACTTGAGGTCTTCTGATCATGATCTGTTTGCCATTCACTCCATGGTGTACCATGCCTCTCAAGAAATTGAGGCGTCTCTCGTGTGCTTTAAGGACCCTCCCTTTCCATGGGTTTCGGTCTCAACTTCTGCCGCGGCTTTCCTCGCCCTCTCTTATGTTTATGCAAAGCGACATAAAATTTTCAGAAATAAAAGGAAGCAATTTTGA
- the LOC101509997 gene encoding polyadenylation and cleavage factor homolog 4 isoform X1: MSNEIGQKPPPSILVGRFKALLKQREDDPRLRNSQPPSTEEIVQIYELLLSELTCNVKPIITDLTIIAEQHREHAKGIAYAICARILEVSADQKLPSLYLLDSIVKNVGQEYVRYFSLRLPEVFCEAYRQVQPSLHSAMRHLFGTWSKVFPPSVLQKIEVQLQFSQAVNNQPSSVNSLRASESPRPIHGIHVNPKYIRQMERSTSIMDGVGGERLDSTGTVGNANFGLVGSKIHQFVPGRVERSSSPSRIGLDRHMPSYMDEYVAENSAVRTVERESSHLAVDHGLAKGLGREEELGEWPRKQFSGDGRKRFQASMTYNLSNGQLRQNPRALIDAYGSDKSQETSSSKPLLVERMGRNGIDKGLTTSWQNTEEEEFDWEDMSPTLVDHSRNSGILQSTIGFSSEKPVTVATSATSSVSRMFPGLKSNIEYRPPVLPATFEARHSLNMHGLRPPSLNPVFPLKNPVRNPFESINANGNIVSHGLIRPFPIHEQSLHSVENNDISKRNLHQLPNQLGGLISSNPPNSGPTPQLQFFPSQDPAASQFTYRSSLQGHGAAISTPMPNARPVMPLPLPGQRIANNSLHFQGGALRPLPPTGPHAPSQMLPHPNPSPFVSSQQPSVGYSNLISSLMAQGVISLANQAPTQDFVGIEFDPDILKVRHESAVSSLYGDLPRQCTTCGLRFKSQDEHSSHMDWHVTKNRMSKNRKQKPSRKWFVSESMWLSGAEALGTESAPGFLPTETTEEKKEDEELAVPAEEDQNTCALCGEPFDEFYSDETEEWMYRGAVYLNAPNGITAGMDRSQLGPVIHAKCRSESTTSPSEDFVMDEGGTFEEGNPRKRMRG, translated from the exons ATGAGCAATGAGATCGGACAGAAACCTCCACCGTCAATACTCGTTGGCAGATTCAAGGCTCTGTTGAAGCAACGTGAAGATGATCCAAGGCTTAGAAATTCACAACCTCCTTCAACTGAAGAAATTGTTCAGATTTACGAATTGTTATTGTCGGAACTCACGTGTAATGTGAAACCTATCATCACTGATCTCACTATCATTGCTGAACAACATAGGGAACATGCTAAAGGAATCGCTTATGCTATTTGCGCTCGTATTCTTGAG GTGTCAGCAGATCAAAAGCTTCCTTCACTCTATCTCCTGGACAGTATTGTGAAGAATGTTGGCCAGGAATATGTTCGATACTTCTCCTTACGTCTACCCGAA GTTTTCTGCGAGGCATACAGACAAGTTCAACCAAGTTTGCATTCTGCTATGCGACATCTCTTTGGTACCTGGTCAAAAGTCTTCCCTCCCTCCGTCTTACAGAAGATTGAAGTGCAATTGCAATTTTCTCAAGCAGTTAATAATCAACCATCCAGTGTTAATTCCCTCAGGGCTTCTGAATCTCCTCGACCAATTCATGGGATACATGTTAACCCAAAATACATAAGACAGATGGAACGCTCTACTTCAATTATGGATggt GTTGGAGGTGAAAGGTTAGACTCAACAGGAACTGTAGGAAATGCAAATTTTGGCCTTGTAGGTAGTAAGATTCATCAATTTGTGCCAGGTAGAGTAGAAAGATCCTCTTCACCATCAAGAATTGGACTTGATAGGCATATGCCCTCATATATGGATGAATATGTAGCTGAAAATTCTGCTGTCAGGACAGTTGAGAGGGAATCTTCTCATCTTGCTGTTGATCATGGACTAGCTAAAGGATTAGGTAGGGAAGAAGAGTTGGGTGAGTGGCCGCGGAAGCAGTTTTCTGGTGATGGTCGGAAGAGGTTTCAAGCTTCTATGACATACAATCTTAGTAATGGACAACTGCGTCAAAATCCAAGAGCTCTAATTGATGCCTATGGTAGTGACAAAAGCCAAGAAACTTCTAGCAGTAAGCCTTTGTTAGTTGAACGGATGGGTAGAAATGGTATTGATAAGGGTTTGACAACATCGTGGCAGAATACTGAAGAGGAGGAGTTTGATTGGGAAGATATGAGTCCAACACTAGTAGACCATAGTAGGAATAGTGGTATCCTGCAATCAACTATTGGTTTCTCCTCAGAAAAGCCTGTTACTGTTGCAACCAGTGCAACTTCTTCGGTGTCAAGGATGTTTCCTGGTCTCAAGTCTAATATTGAGTACCGTCCACCAGTCTTGCCGGCAACTTTCGAAGCAAGACACTCTCTAAATATGCACGGTCTTCGCCCTCCCAGCTTAAATCCTGTATTTCCATTGAAGAATCCTGTTAGGAATCCATTTGAATCAATAAATGCTAATGGTAACATTGTGAGTCATGGTCTAATTAGACCTTTTCCTATACATGAACAATCGTTGCATAGTGTTGAGAACAATGACATCAGTAAAAGAAACCTGCATCAGTTACCTAATCAGCTAGGTGGTCTGATTTCATCTAACCCGCCAAACAGTGGACCAACACCACAATTACAGTTTTTTCCATCTCAGGATCCAGCTGCATCACAATTTACTTATAGGAGCTCTTTGCAAGGACATGGTGCTGCTATTAGTACCCCCATGCCAAATGCACGACCTGTTATGCCACTCCCTTTGCCAGGCCAGAGAATCGCAAACAACTCTTTACATTTCCAGGGGGGAGCTTTGCGACCTTTACCTCCAACCGGCCCACATGCTCCATCCCAGATGTTACCTCATCCCAATCCTAGTCCTTTTGTGTCAAGCCAACAGCCAAGTGTTGGATATTCTAATTTGATTAGTTCACTCATGGCCCAAGGTGTAATCTCATTGGCTAATCAAGCCCCTACACAG GATTTTGTTGGAATTGAGTTTGATCCGGATATTCTGAAGGTTCGTCATGAATCTGCAGTCAGTAGCTTATATGGTGATCTTCCTAGACAGTGCACAACTTGTGGTCTCCGATTCAAATCCCAAGATGAGCACAGCAGTCACATGGATTGGCATGTGACTAAGAATCGTATGTCTAAAAACCGTAAACAGAAGCCCTCTCGCAAGTGGTTTGTGAGTGAGAGCATGTGGCTTAGTGGTGCAGAGGCATTGGGAACTGAATCAGCTCCAGGATTTTTGCCAACCGAAACCACTgaggaaaagaaagaagatgAAGAGTTGGCAGTTCCTG CTGAAGAGGACCAGAATACATGTGCATTATGTGGAGAACCTTTCGATGAGTTTTACAGTGATGAAACAGAGGAGTGGATGTATAGAGGAGCTGTATACCTTAATGCGCCTAATGGGATAACGGCAGGCATGGACAGGTCGCAGTTAGGTCCTGTTATTCATGCTAAATGCAGATCCGAATCTACTACGTCCCCATCCGAAGATTTTGTGATGGATGAAGGG GGCACCTTTGAAGAAGGCAATCCAAGAAAACGAATGCGGGGCTGA
- the LOC101509997 gene encoding polyadenylation and cleavage factor homolog 4 isoform X2, which translates to MSNEIGQKPPPSILVGRFKALLKQREDDPRLRNSQPPSTEEIVQIYELLLSELTCNVKPIITDLTIIAEQHREHAKGIAYAICARILEVSADQKLPSLYLLDSIVKNVGQEYVRYFSLRLPEVFCEAYRQVQPSLHSAMRHLFGTWSKVFPPSVLQKIEVQLQFSQAVNNQPSSVNSLRASESPRPIHGIHVNPKYIRQMERSTSIMDGVGGERLDSTGTVGNANFGLVGSKIHQFVPVERESSHLAVDHGLAKGLGREEELGEWPRKQFSGDGRKRFQASMTYNLSNGQLRQNPRALIDAYGSDKSQETSSSKPLLVERMGRNGIDKGLTTSWQNTEEEEFDWEDMSPTLVDHSRNSGILQSTIGFSSEKPVTVATSATSSVSRMFPGLKSNIEYRPPVLPATFEARHSLNMHGLRPPSLNPVFPLKNPVRNPFESINANGNIVSHGLIRPFPIHEQSLHSVENNDISKRNLHQLPNQLGGLISSNPPNSGPTPQLQFFPSQDPAASQFTYRSSLQGHGAAISTPMPNARPVMPLPLPGQRIANNSLHFQGGALRPLPPTGPHAPSQMLPHPNPSPFVSSQQPSVGYSNLISSLMAQGVISLANQAPTQDFVGIEFDPDILKVRHESAVSSLYGDLPRQCTTCGLRFKSQDEHSSHMDWHVTKNRMSKNRKQKPSRKWFVSESMWLSGAEALGTESAPGFLPTETTEEKKEDEELAVPAEEDQNTCALCGEPFDEFYSDETEEWMYRGAVYLNAPNGITAGMDRSQLGPVIHAKCRSESTTSPSEDFVMDEGGTFEEGNPRKRMRG; encoded by the exons ATGAGCAATGAGATCGGACAGAAACCTCCACCGTCAATACTCGTTGGCAGATTCAAGGCTCTGTTGAAGCAACGTGAAGATGATCCAAGGCTTAGAAATTCACAACCTCCTTCAACTGAAGAAATTGTTCAGATTTACGAATTGTTATTGTCGGAACTCACGTGTAATGTGAAACCTATCATCACTGATCTCACTATCATTGCTGAACAACATAGGGAACATGCTAAAGGAATCGCTTATGCTATTTGCGCTCGTATTCTTGAG GTGTCAGCAGATCAAAAGCTTCCTTCACTCTATCTCCTGGACAGTATTGTGAAGAATGTTGGCCAGGAATATGTTCGATACTTCTCCTTACGTCTACCCGAA GTTTTCTGCGAGGCATACAGACAAGTTCAACCAAGTTTGCATTCTGCTATGCGACATCTCTTTGGTACCTGGTCAAAAGTCTTCCCTCCCTCCGTCTTACAGAAGATTGAAGTGCAATTGCAATTTTCTCAAGCAGTTAATAATCAACCATCCAGTGTTAATTCCCTCAGGGCTTCTGAATCTCCTCGACCAATTCATGGGATACATGTTAACCCAAAATACATAAGACAGATGGAACGCTCTACTTCAATTATGGATggt GTTGGAGGTGAAAGGTTAGACTCAACAGGAACTGTAGGAAATGCAAATTTTGGCCTTGTAGGTAGTAAGATTCATCAATTTGTGCCAG TTGAGAGGGAATCTTCTCATCTTGCTGTTGATCATGGACTAGCTAAAGGATTAGGTAGGGAAGAAGAGTTGGGTGAGTGGCCGCGGAAGCAGTTTTCTGGTGATGGTCGGAAGAGGTTTCAAGCTTCTATGACATACAATCTTAGTAATGGACAACTGCGTCAAAATCCAAGAGCTCTAATTGATGCCTATGGTAGTGACAAAAGCCAAGAAACTTCTAGCAGTAAGCCTTTGTTAGTTGAACGGATGGGTAGAAATGGTATTGATAAGGGTTTGACAACATCGTGGCAGAATACTGAAGAGGAGGAGTTTGATTGGGAAGATATGAGTCCAACACTAGTAGACCATAGTAGGAATAGTGGTATCCTGCAATCAACTATTGGTTTCTCCTCAGAAAAGCCTGTTACTGTTGCAACCAGTGCAACTTCTTCGGTGTCAAGGATGTTTCCTGGTCTCAAGTCTAATATTGAGTACCGTCCACCAGTCTTGCCGGCAACTTTCGAAGCAAGACACTCTCTAAATATGCACGGTCTTCGCCCTCCCAGCTTAAATCCTGTATTTCCATTGAAGAATCCTGTTAGGAATCCATTTGAATCAATAAATGCTAATGGTAACATTGTGAGTCATGGTCTAATTAGACCTTTTCCTATACATGAACAATCGTTGCATAGTGTTGAGAACAATGACATCAGTAAAAGAAACCTGCATCAGTTACCTAATCAGCTAGGTGGTCTGATTTCATCTAACCCGCCAAACAGTGGACCAACACCACAATTACAGTTTTTTCCATCTCAGGATCCAGCTGCATCACAATTTACTTATAGGAGCTCTTTGCAAGGACATGGTGCTGCTATTAGTACCCCCATGCCAAATGCACGACCTGTTATGCCACTCCCTTTGCCAGGCCAGAGAATCGCAAACAACTCTTTACATTTCCAGGGGGGAGCTTTGCGACCTTTACCTCCAACCGGCCCACATGCTCCATCCCAGATGTTACCTCATCCCAATCCTAGTCCTTTTGTGTCAAGCCAACAGCCAAGTGTTGGATATTCTAATTTGATTAGTTCACTCATGGCCCAAGGTGTAATCTCATTGGCTAATCAAGCCCCTACACAG GATTTTGTTGGAATTGAGTTTGATCCGGATATTCTGAAGGTTCGTCATGAATCTGCAGTCAGTAGCTTATATGGTGATCTTCCTAGACAGTGCACAACTTGTGGTCTCCGATTCAAATCCCAAGATGAGCACAGCAGTCACATGGATTGGCATGTGACTAAGAATCGTATGTCTAAAAACCGTAAACAGAAGCCCTCTCGCAAGTGGTTTGTGAGTGAGAGCATGTGGCTTAGTGGTGCAGAGGCATTGGGAACTGAATCAGCTCCAGGATTTTTGCCAACCGAAACCACTgaggaaaagaaagaagatgAAGAGTTGGCAGTTCCTG CTGAAGAGGACCAGAATACATGTGCATTATGTGGAGAACCTTTCGATGAGTTTTACAGTGATGAAACAGAGGAGTGGATGTATAGAGGAGCTGTATACCTTAATGCGCCTAATGGGATAACGGCAGGCATGGACAGGTCGCAGTTAGGTCCTGTTATTCATGCTAAATGCAGATCCGAATCTACTACGTCCCCATCCGAAGATTTTGTGATGGATGAAGGG GGCACCTTTGAAGAAGGCAATCCAAGAAAACGAATGCGGGGCTGA
- the LOC101509674 gene encoding uncharacterized protein has protein sequence MTTKIKGIYKGFKYITQIFVVKEKDMEIGYPTEVKHVAHIGWDSPNGNGPTWMNEFKTAPDFSTSIGSLSERRDPNPMAATTSRSNQDFEDPTSNQPTPIMYQGNIPSAEVTNQVPKKPKRKKTKSTSSPKSSSRQSKASRSKAMCSEREATPIAQH, from the exons ATGACAACCAAAATTAAAGGGATCTACAAAGGTTTCAAGTACATCACCCAAATTTTTG TTGTGAAGGAGAAGGACATGGAAATTGGGTATCCAACAGAAGTTAAGCATGTGGCTCACATTGGATGGGATAGTCCAAATGGGAATGGACCCACTTGG ATGAATGAATTTAAAACAGCACCTGATTTTTCAACATCAATTGGTAGCTTAAGTGAACGAAGAGATCCTAATCCAATGGCTGCAACCACATCAAGGTCCAATCAAG ATTTTGAAGATCCAACTAGTAATCAACCAACACCAATCATGTACCAAGGTAATATTCCATCAGCTGAGGTTACTAATCAAGTTCCTAAGAAGCCAAAGAGGAAAAAGACAAAGTCAACTTCCTCTCCTAAATCTTCATCAAGACAATCAAAAGCATCAAGGTCAAAGGCTATGTGTAGTGAGAGAGAAGCAACACCAATTGCTCAACATTAA
- the LOC101509352 gene encoding pectate lyase-like, with product MGMGKIMVESSTKIALILLVTFTITIPCLEAGIAEFDDFLRAQAEEAHKLALASYVPIPGDVAHDLNFHVHLALEGANDTRRELKQKHAAGEACEATNPIDSCWRCQKDWANDRFKLAKCSKGFGRRATGGLGGPIYVVTDESDNDMQNPKPGTLRYGAVQKGPLWITFQRSMIIRLNQELLVSSDKTIDGRGANVQIRDGGGITMQFVNNVIIHGLHISNIKSKPGAMIRDSYNHVGQRTRSDGDALSIFGSSNIWIDHVSLSQCEDGLIDVIQGSTAITISNCHMTKHNDVMLFGASDTYNGDKLMQITVAFNHFGQGLIQRMPRCRFGFVHVVNNDYTHWQMYAIGGSSGPTILSQGNRFIAPDNDAAKEITHRDYAEPEVWKNWQWQSEMDLFMNGAKFVTSGSPINKAPFKKGFIMKPRDGSHVSRLTRHSGALNCVVGKPC from the exons atggGCATGGGAAAAATAATGGTAGAAAGTTCTACTAAGATTGCTTTAATTCTCTTGGTTACTTTCACCATTACTATTCCATGCCTTGAGGCTGGGATTGCTGAGTTTGATGATTTTCTGAGAGCCCAAGCTGAAGAGGCCCATAAACTTGCACTTGCTTCATATGTTCCAATTCCTGGAGATGTTGCACATGACCTCAATTTCCATGTTCACTT AGCCTTGGAGGGTGCAAACGACACAAGGAGGGAATTGAAGCAAAAACATGCAGCAGGAGAAGCATGTGAAGCAACCAATCCAATTGATAGTTGTTGGAGGTGTCAAAAAGATTGGGCTAATGATAGATTTAAATTGGCCAAATGTAGTAAGGGCTTTGGTAGAAGGGCCACTGGTGGGCTTGGAGGCCCAATTTATGTGGTGACTGATGAGTCTGATAATGACATGCAAAACCCAAAACCTGGTACCCTTAGATATGGTGCTGTCCAAAAGGGTCCATTGTGGATTACTTTCCAACGTAGTATGATCATTAGATTGAACCAAGAATTGTTGGTTTCTTCCGACAAGACTATTGATGGTCGTGGTGCTAATGTTCAAATTAGAGATGGTGGTGGAATCACTATGCAatttgttaacaatgttattatCCATGGCCTTCACATTTCAAACATTAAATCTAAACCAGGTGCCATGATTAGAGACTCTTATAACCATGTTGGTCAAAGAACAAGAAGTGATGGTGATGCTCTTTCCATTTTTGGTTCTTCTAACATTTGGATTGATCATGTTTCACTCTCTCAATGTGAAGATGGTCTTATTGATGTCATCCAAGGTTCTACTGCCATCACCATCTCAAATTGTCACATGACAAAACATAacgat GTGATGCTATTTGGAGCTAGTGATACATACAATGGAGATAAACTTATGCAAATAACAGTTGCATTCAACCACTTTGGTCAAGGATTAATTCAAAGAATGCCTAGGTGTAGATTTGGTTTTGTTCATGTTGTAAACAATGACTACACTCATTGGCAAATGTATGCAATTGGTGGTAGCTCAGGACCAACAATTCTTAGTCAAGGAAATAGATTTATTGCTCCAGACAACGATGCTGCAAAGGAAATTACACATAGAGATTATGCAGAGCCAGAAGTTTGGAAGAATTGGCAATGGCAATCAGAGATGGACTTGTTCATGAATGGTGCTAAGTTTGTTACATCAGGTTCACCTATTAATAAGGCTCCATTCAAAAAAGGGTTCATCATGAAACCAAGAGATGGATCTCATGTCAGTAGGCTAACAAGGCATTCTGGTGCACTTAATTGTGTAGTAGGAAAGCCTTGTtag